Proteins encoded in a region of the Vitis riparia cultivar Riparia Gloire de Montpellier isolate 1030 chromosome 7, EGFV_Vit.rip_1.0, whole genome shotgun sequence genome:
- the LOC117917629 gene encoding protein TIME FOR COFFEE isoform X1, which yields MERNREARRTTMAATNGLSRRRQRSSSLRDTPEEDGQVDFPEAVRLRERGNKRERDRDFSNRKKRRRGEGFVQSGNEEGEESSEESVEDEEEYEEDDRAAWVIPPLTASSSLTSSHNNRRSFPPAAKVGRQTTAWKVTEEMIGVPVPRKARSASKKRSHHEYWISGGGGVEEQNHRHLSTSPAGRSIDALSPSASSPSVRKKMRPTGPKSRPPKVSKSSSASAHDEMDELEVAEVLFGLKKQSQCSKNQETNSSVSQKVDSKDSNGVVHDIKPSVSSPMAIPTQKSPQSSTLPQTISPSSKPVLGVAQKRKKLQAENPSNSDQDVAVKVDIEQSAKMEISSSKLEKISSFSDETSEASNLGVSQASMSLEPQKQAIKPEESKPLTKESGGSQDGIVIKEKPVLPKVSSTKLDVDLEDSTEKKRISTVSEVESRQEEKFKIDLMAPPPMALSPERDGLTGLVPDPNLLAQDVEMKKEIVMKVEEKVEKTVKKEAVGERIEEKKTEIMGDKHESPRLDFDKEHESGNASSTKLQQQGQKQQSSPKASIIPKEDKTTQSSSLTLPIAVTGWPGGLPPLGYMPPLQTVVSMDGSSGSSTAVQPPHYPLSIPRPKRCATHQYIARNIYCHQQLTRMNPFWSAAAGSASLYGVAKPYNLNFMPPTENMILGKPLQGGFPGASLNSKQGKGQGTVPRHTGKEKSPEATNFMDAAQKKQLVIQQAPQPVQPGNLLHAPAFIIPLSQHQAAVAATSNPSGPAKSATSSAKTSLSSNSAAGAPVNSSSLPPVVSFNYPNLPANDSPYLAILQNNGYPFPISTHVGAPPPLRGGTQSQAMPCFNGTFYSSQMFHPSQLHQQQPHSQPLVQQANQNTSASSGSSSSNKHPQTQQLRGTQISGNNFLTPTTMQSQQLQKQHVPSSHQSRKRDVELCGENTQSAVDARASHIQKNVYGQNFAVPVPPVNFALMPSATLAGGGNPGEKQPQHQSQQQGLKGGVELIPSQAFAMSFASFNGSNTASGINFSSMAQNPVIFQSLPDMVRHGYQVAPAAQMTQQKNYQISEGKIGSDSSNAEDGRKTIPGKSSNVGQSFNFCKPGSTDPSISTLMGTTVFDGSTRTLNFVSSPANLNRPSRTTTSPVAANGPSQQQQLIQLQKQHAIGSGRTKVPTSINHQPSPSITTKFPNNHSVFPQNLVQSMSSAQSSLWKNSARTPASQVPAPSTNSAIKNLPQQQGRAPQGQTQISFGGSPRSTSAPSPFVTGSPTNSSISNTTGGSLRTTPMSSKAGPSIPMLQPQPADNSSSSPGQKSSPVCGRNVPSILSTCPSHLSEVKY from the exons CAAACTACGGCTTGGAAAGTTACTGAGGAGATGATCGGTGTTCCGGTTCCCAGGAAAGCTCGGTCAG CGTCTAAAAAAAGGTCACATCATGAGTATTGGATTtcaggtggtggtggtgtggaAGAGCAGAATCACCGCCATCTTTCCACTTCGCCGGCAGGGCGCAGTATAGATGCTCTATCGCCCTCTGCTTCCAGTCCTTCCGTTAGAAAGAAGATG AGACCGACTGGACCCAAGAGCCGACCTCCTAAGGTTTCCAAATCTTCTTCCGCATCAGCTCATGATGAGATGGATGAGCTTGAAGTTGCTGAGGTTTTGTTTGGGCTTAAGAAACAATCCCAGTGCTCCAAAAATCAAGAAACCAATTCAAGCGTGTCTCAGAAGGTTGATTCAAAAGATTCAAATGGTGTGGTTCATGATATTAAACCGTCAGTTTCTTCACCAATGGCAATTCCTACGCAGAAGTCCCCACAGAGCTCAACTCTGCCTCAGACCATTAGCCCCTCATCCAAACCTGTGCTTGGTGTTG CGCAGAAGAGGAAAAAACTGCAGGCTGAGAATCCTTCTAATTCCGACCAGGATGTTGCAGTTAAAGTTGATATTGAGCAATCTGCAAAAATGGAAATTTCTTCATCAAAATTGGAGAAAATATCAAGTTTTAGTGATGAAACATCTGAGGCTTCCAATTTGGGTGTCTCTCAAGCATCTATGTCACTGGAGCCACAGAAGCAAGCAATCAAGCCAGAGGAATCAAAACCCTTGACCAAAGAATCTGGAGGAAGCCAAGATGGGATTGTGATTAAGGAGAAGCCAGTCTTGCCAAAGGTGTCCAGCACGAAATTGGATGTTGATCTTGAGGATTCCACAGAGAAAAAAAG AATTTCAACTGTCTCCGAGGTTGAGAGCCGTCAGGAGGAGAAGTTCAAGATTGATCTGATG GCTCCTCCTCCTATGGCATTATCTCCAGAGAGGGATGGCTTGACTGGTTTGGTACCAGATCCCAACCTTTTGGCTCAGGATGTTGAAATG AAGAAGGAAATTGTGATGAAGGTTGAAGAAAAGGTGGAGAAGACCGTGAAGAAGGAAGCAGTGGGAGAGAGaatagaagagaagaaaacagagaTAATGGGGGACAAACATGAATCTCCAAGGCTTGATTTTGATAAGGAGCATGAAAGTGGCAATGCCAGTAGCACTAAACTACAACAGCAGGGTCAGAAACAGCAATCTTCACCTAAAGCTTCTATCATTCCCAAAGAGGATAAAACCA CTCAATCTAGTTCATTGACTTTGCCAATTGCTGTAACTGGCTGGCCAGGTGGTCTTCCTCCATTGGG ATACATGCCACCACTTCAAACAGTTGTGTCCATGGATGGAAGTAGTGGATCTTCCACAGCAGTACAG CCTCCACATTACCCTCTCTCAATACCTCGACCAAAGAGATGTGCAACCCATCAGTACATTGCTCGTAACATTTACTGTCACCAGCAACTTACAAGAATGAACCCTTTCTGGTCGGCGGCTGCTGGTTCAGCATCTCTATATGGTGTGGCGAAGCCCTACAATCTTAATTTCATGCCTCCCACTGAAAACATGATTCTTGGAAAGCCATTGCAAGGAGGCTTTCCAGGTGCGAGTTTAAACTCCAAACAGGGCAAAGGGCAGGGTACTGTTCCACGTCATACTGGAAAAGAGAAAAGCCCAGAGGCCACCAACTTCATGGATGCAGCACAAAAAAAACAGCTTGTGATTCAGCAAGCCCCACAACCTGTGCAGCCTGGTAATTTGCTG CATGCCCCTGCCTTCATAATCCCTCTGAGCCAGCATCAAGCAGCGGTAGCAGCTACTTCTAATCCATCTGGACCTGCAAAATCTGCCACCTCTAGTGCCAAAACATCATTGTCTAGTAATTCAGCTGCTGGAGCTCCTGTAAACTCTTCCTCGTTGCCACCAGTTGTGAGCTTTAACTACCCAAATTTGCCTGCAAATGATTCTCCATACTTGGCAATATTACAGAATAATGGGTATCCATTCCCTATTTCTACACATGTTGGAGCGCCACCACCACTAAGAGGAGGAACCCAATCTCAGGCAATGCCCTGTTTTAATGGAACTTTTTATTCTTCTCAGATGTTCCATCCTTCTCAACTTCACCAGCAACAACCCCATTCTCAACCTCTGGTTCAACAGGCTAATCAAAACACAAGCGCATCTAGTGGTTCATCCTCATCAAACAAGCATCCACAGACCCAGCAACTGCGAGGGACACAAATTAGTGGCAATAATTTTCTTACCCCAACAACTATGCAGTCACAGCAACTGCAGAAGCAACATGTGCCATCATCCCATCAATCTCGCAAGCGTGATGTTGAATTGTGTGGGGAAAATACCCAATCAGCTGTTGATGCCCGagcttctcatattcaaaaaaaTGTCTATGGCCAGAACTTTGCAGTTCCAGTTCCTCCAGTTAACTTTGCTTTGATGCCGTCTGCAACCTTGGCTGGTGGAGGGAATCCAGGTGAGAAGCAGCCGCAACACCAATCACAGCAGCAGGGATTGAAAGGTGGAGTTGAGCTTATCCCATCTCAAGCATTTGCCATGTCATTTGCCTCCTTCAATGGAAGCAATACAGCTTCAGGCATTAACTTCTCATCCATGGCACAAAATCCTGTAATCTTCCAGAGCCTTCCAGATATGGTTCGGCATGGTTACCAGGTTGCACCTGCAGCCCAGATGACACAACAGAAGAATTACCAGATATCTGAGGGGAAAATTGGAAGTGACTCGAGCAATGCTGAGGATGGAAGAAAAACTATTCCTGGAAAGTCATCAAATGTTGGGCAATCCTTCAATTTCTGCAAGCCAGGTTCTACTGATCCATCAATCTCCACGCTCATGGGAACCACTGTATTTGATGGTTCAACAAGAACTCTGAACTTTGTCTCATCTCCTGCCAATCTGAATCGGCCTTCTCGCACCACAACTAGTCCTGTGGCAGCTAACGGGCCGAGTCAACAGCAGCAGCTGATTCAGCTTCAAAAGCAACATGCAATTGGGAGTGGTCGAACTAAAGTTCCAACAAGTATCAACCACCAGCCTTCCCCTTCTATTACTACCAAGTTTCCAAATAATCACTCTGTGTTTCCACAAAATCTAGTTCAAAGCATGAGTTCTGCCCAATCTTCTCTGTGGAAGAACTCGGCAAGAACCCCAGCTTCTCAAGTCCCTGCACCATCCACAAACTCTGCAATTAAAAACCTTCCCCAGCAACAAGGAAGAGCACCACAAGGCCAGACCCAAATATCTTTTGGAGGCAGTCCCAGATCTACCTCTGCGCCATCTCCCTTTGTTACGGGGTCTCCAACTAATTCCTCAATCTCCAACACCACCGGTGGCAGCCTGAGAACAACTCCAATGAGCAGCAAAGCTGGCCCATCGATTCCTATGTTACAACCCCAACCAGCTGACAATTCTTCATCCAGCCCCGGCCAGAAATCTTCTCCAGTGTGTGGAAGGAATGTACCCTCAATCTTAAGCACGTGTCCCAGTCACCTCTCTGAAGTCAAGTACTAA
- the LOC117917629 gene encoding protein TIME FOR COFFEE isoform X3 gives MERNREARRTTMAATNGLSRRRQRSSSLRDTPEEDGQVDFPEAVRLRERGNKRERDRDFSNRKKRRRGEGFVQSGNEEGEESSEESVEDEEEYEEDDRAAWVIPPLTASSSLTSSHNNRRSFPPAAKVGRQTTAWKVTEEMIGVPVPRKARSGGGGVEEQNHRHLSTSPAGRSIDALSPSASSPSVRKKMRPTGPKSRPPKVSKSSSASAHDEMDELEVAEVLFGLKKQSQCSKNQETNSSVSQKVDSKDSNGVVHDIKPSVSSPMAIPTQKSPQSSTLPQTISPSSKPVLGVAQKRKKLQAENPSNSDQDVAVKVDIEQSAKMEISSSKLEKISSFSDETSEASNLGVSQASMSLEPQKQAIKPEESKPLTKESGGSQDGIVIKEKPVLPKVSSTKLDVDLEDSTEKKRISTVSEVESRQEEKFKIDLMAPPPMALSPERDGLTGLVPDPNLLAQDVEMKKEIVMKVEEKVEKTVKKEAVGERIEEKKTEIMGDKHESPRLDFDKEHESGNASSTKLQQQGQKQQSSPKASIIPKEDKTTQSSSLTLPIAVTGWPGGLPPLGYMPPLQTVVSMDGSSGSSTAVQPPHYPLSIPRPKRCATHQYIARNIYCHQQLTRMNPFWSAAAGSASLYGVAKPYNLNFMPPTENMILGKPLQGGFPGASLNSKQGKGQGTVPRHTGKEKSPEATNFMDAAQKKQLVIQQAPQPVQPGNLLHAPAFIIPLSQHQAAVAATSNPSGPAKSATSSAKTSLSSNSAAGAPVNSSSLPPVVSFNYPNLPANDSPYLAILQNNGYPFPISTHVGAPPPLRGGTQSQAMPCFNGTFYSSQMFHPSQLHQQQPHSQPLVQQANQNTSASSGSSSSNKHPQTQQLRGTQISGNNFLTPTTMQSQQLQKQHVPSSHQSRKRDVELCGENTQSAVDARASHIQKNVYGQNFAVPVPPVNFALMPSATLAGGGNPGEKQPQHQSQQQGLKGGVELIPSQAFAMSFASFNGSNTASGINFSSMAQNPVIFQSLPDMVRHGYQVAPAAQMTQQKNYQISEGKIGSDSSNAEDGRKTIPGKSSNVGQSFNFCKPGSTDPSISTLMGTTVFDGSTRTLNFVSSPANLNRPSRTTTSPVAANGPSQQQQLIQLQKQHAIGSGRTKVPTSINHQPSPSITTKFPNNHSVFPQNLVQSMSSAQSSLWKNSARTPASQVPAPSTNSAIKNLPQQQGRAPQGQTQISFGGSPRSTSAPSPFVTGSPTNSSISNTTGGSLRTTPMSSKAGPSIPMLQPQPADNSSSSPGQKSSPVCGRNVPSILSTCPSHLSEVKY, from the exons CAAACTACGGCTTGGAAAGTTACTGAGGAGATGATCGGTGTTCCGGTTCCCAGGAAAGCTCGGTCAG gtggtggtggtgtggaAGAGCAGAATCACCGCCATCTTTCCACTTCGCCGGCAGGGCGCAGTATAGATGCTCTATCGCCCTCTGCTTCCAGTCCTTCCGTTAGAAAGAAGATG AGACCGACTGGACCCAAGAGCCGACCTCCTAAGGTTTCCAAATCTTCTTCCGCATCAGCTCATGATGAGATGGATGAGCTTGAAGTTGCTGAGGTTTTGTTTGGGCTTAAGAAACAATCCCAGTGCTCCAAAAATCAAGAAACCAATTCAAGCGTGTCTCAGAAGGTTGATTCAAAAGATTCAAATGGTGTGGTTCATGATATTAAACCGTCAGTTTCTTCACCAATGGCAATTCCTACGCAGAAGTCCCCACAGAGCTCAACTCTGCCTCAGACCATTAGCCCCTCATCCAAACCTGTGCTTGGTGTTG CGCAGAAGAGGAAAAAACTGCAGGCTGAGAATCCTTCTAATTCCGACCAGGATGTTGCAGTTAAAGTTGATATTGAGCAATCTGCAAAAATGGAAATTTCTTCATCAAAATTGGAGAAAATATCAAGTTTTAGTGATGAAACATCTGAGGCTTCCAATTTGGGTGTCTCTCAAGCATCTATGTCACTGGAGCCACAGAAGCAAGCAATCAAGCCAGAGGAATCAAAACCCTTGACCAAAGAATCTGGAGGAAGCCAAGATGGGATTGTGATTAAGGAGAAGCCAGTCTTGCCAAAGGTGTCCAGCACGAAATTGGATGTTGATCTTGAGGATTCCACAGAGAAAAAAAG AATTTCAACTGTCTCCGAGGTTGAGAGCCGTCAGGAGGAGAAGTTCAAGATTGATCTGATG GCTCCTCCTCCTATGGCATTATCTCCAGAGAGGGATGGCTTGACTGGTTTGGTACCAGATCCCAACCTTTTGGCTCAGGATGTTGAAATG AAGAAGGAAATTGTGATGAAGGTTGAAGAAAAGGTGGAGAAGACCGTGAAGAAGGAAGCAGTGGGAGAGAGaatagaagagaagaaaacagagaTAATGGGGGACAAACATGAATCTCCAAGGCTTGATTTTGATAAGGAGCATGAAAGTGGCAATGCCAGTAGCACTAAACTACAACAGCAGGGTCAGAAACAGCAATCTTCACCTAAAGCTTCTATCATTCCCAAAGAGGATAAAACCA CTCAATCTAGTTCATTGACTTTGCCAATTGCTGTAACTGGCTGGCCAGGTGGTCTTCCTCCATTGGG ATACATGCCACCACTTCAAACAGTTGTGTCCATGGATGGAAGTAGTGGATCTTCCACAGCAGTACAG CCTCCACATTACCCTCTCTCAATACCTCGACCAAAGAGATGTGCAACCCATCAGTACATTGCTCGTAACATTTACTGTCACCAGCAACTTACAAGAATGAACCCTTTCTGGTCGGCGGCTGCTGGTTCAGCATCTCTATATGGTGTGGCGAAGCCCTACAATCTTAATTTCATGCCTCCCACTGAAAACATGATTCTTGGAAAGCCATTGCAAGGAGGCTTTCCAGGTGCGAGTTTAAACTCCAAACAGGGCAAAGGGCAGGGTACTGTTCCACGTCATACTGGAAAAGAGAAAAGCCCAGAGGCCACCAACTTCATGGATGCAGCACAAAAAAAACAGCTTGTGATTCAGCAAGCCCCACAACCTGTGCAGCCTGGTAATTTGCTG CATGCCCCTGCCTTCATAATCCCTCTGAGCCAGCATCAAGCAGCGGTAGCAGCTACTTCTAATCCATCTGGACCTGCAAAATCTGCCACCTCTAGTGCCAAAACATCATTGTCTAGTAATTCAGCTGCTGGAGCTCCTGTAAACTCTTCCTCGTTGCCACCAGTTGTGAGCTTTAACTACCCAAATTTGCCTGCAAATGATTCTCCATACTTGGCAATATTACAGAATAATGGGTATCCATTCCCTATTTCTACACATGTTGGAGCGCCACCACCACTAAGAGGAGGAACCCAATCTCAGGCAATGCCCTGTTTTAATGGAACTTTTTATTCTTCTCAGATGTTCCATCCTTCTCAACTTCACCAGCAACAACCCCATTCTCAACCTCTGGTTCAACAGGCTAATCAAAACACAAGCGCATCTAGTGGTTCATCCTCATCAAACAAGCATCCACAGACCCAGCAACTGCGAGGGACACAAATTAGTGGCAATAATTTTCTTACCCCAACAACTATGCAGTCACAGCAACTGCAGAAGCAACATGTGCCATCATCCCATCAATCTCGCAAGCGTGATGTTGAATTGTGTGGGGAAAATACCCAATCAGCTGTTGATGCCCGagcttctcatattcaaaaaaaTGTCTATGGCCAGAACTTTGCAGTTCCAGTTCCTCCAGTTAACTTTGCTTTGATGCCGTCTGCAACCTTGGCTGGTGGAGGGAATCCAGGTGAGAAGCAGCCGCAACACCAATCACAGCAGCAGGGATTGAAAGGTGGAGTTGAGCTTATCCCATCTCAAGCATTTGCCATGTCATTTGCCTCCTTCAATGGAAGCAATACAGCTTCAGGCATTAACTTCTCATCCATGGCACAAAATCCTGTAATCTTCCAGAGCCTTCCAGATATGGTTCGGCATGGTTACCAGGTTGCACCTGCAGCCCAGATGACACAACAGAAGAATTACCAGATATCTGAGGGGAAAATTGGAAGTGACTCGAGCAATGCTGAGGATGGAAGAAAAACTATTCCTGGAAAGTCATCAAATGTTGGGCAATCCTTCAATTTCTGCAAGCCAGGTTCTACTGATCCATCAATCTCCACGCTCATGGGAACCACTGTATTTGATGGTTCAACAAGAACTCTGAACTTTGTCTCATCTCCTGCCAATCTGAATCGGCCTTCTCGCACCACAACTAGTCCTGTGGCAGCTAACGGGCCGAGTCAACAGCAGCAGCTGATTCAGCTTCAAAAGCAACATGCAATTGGGAGTGGTCGAACTAAAGTTCCAACAAGTATCAACCACCAGCCTTCCCCTTCTATTACTACCAAGTTTCCAAATAATCACTCTGTGTTTCCACAAAATCTAGTTCAAAGCATGAGTTCTGCCCAATCTTCTCTGTGGAAGAACTCGGCAAGAACCCCAGCTTCTCAAGTCCCTGCACCATCCACAAACTCTGCAATTAAAAACCTTCCCCAGCAACAAGGAAGAGCACCACAAGGCCAGACCCAAATATCTTTTGGAGGCAGTCCCAGATCTACCTCTGCGCCATCTCCCTTTGTTACGGGGTCTCCAACTAATTCCTCAATCTCCAACACCACCGGTGGCAGCCTGAGAACAACTCCAATGAGCAGCAAAGCTGGCCCATCGATTCCTATGTTACAACCCCAACCAGCTGACAATTCTTCATCCAGCCCCGGCCAGAAATCTTCTCCAGTGTGTGGAAGGAATGTACCCTCAATCTTAAGCACGTGTCCCAGTCACCTCTCTGAAGTCAAGTACTAA
- the LOC117917629 gene encoding protein TIME FOR COFFEE isoform X2, whose amino-acid sequence MERNREARRTTMAATNGLSRRRQRSSSLRDTPEDGQVDFPEAVRLRERGNKRERDRDFSNRKKRRRGEGFVQSGNEEGEESSEESVEDEEEYEEDDRAAWVIPPLTASSSLTSSHNNRRSFPPAAKVGRQTTAWKVTEEMIGVPVPRKARSASKKRSHHEYWISGGGGVEEQNHRHLSTSPAGRSIDALSPSASSPSVRKKMRPTGPKSRPPKVSKSSSASAHDEMDELEVAEVLFGLKKQSQCSKNQETNSSVSQKVDSKDSNGVVHDIKPSVSSPMAIPTQKSPQSSTLPQTISPSSKPVLGVAQKRKKLQAENPSNSDQDVAVKVDIEQSAKMEISSSKLEKISSFSDETSEASNLGVSQASMSLEPQKQAIKPEESKPLTKESGGSQDGIVIKEKPVLPKVSSTKLDVDLEDSTEKKRISTVSEVESRQEEKFKIDLMAPPPMALSPERDGLTGLVPDPNLLAQDVEMKKEIVMKVEEKVEKTVKKEAVGERIEEKKTEIMGDKHESPRLDFDKEHESGNASSTKLQQQGQKQQSSPKASIIPKEDKTTQSSSLTLPIAVTGWPGGLPPLGYMPPLQTVVSMDGSSGSSTAVQPPHYPLSIPRPKRCATHQYIARNIYCHQQLTRMNPFWSAAAGSASLYGVAKPYNLNFMPPTENMILGKPLQGGFPGASLNSKQGKGQGTVPRHTGKEKSPEATNFMDAAQKKQLVIQQAPQPVQPGNLLHAPAFIIPLSQHQAAVAATSNPSGPAKSATSSAKTSLSSNSAAGAPVNSSSLPPVVSFNYPNLPANDSPYLAILQNNGYPFPISTHVGAPPPLRGGTQSQAMPCFNGTFYSSQMFHPSQLHQQQPHSQPLVQQANQNTSASSGSSSSNKHPQTQQLRGTQISGNNFLTPTTMQSQQLQKQHVPSSHQSRKRDVELCGENTQSAVDARASHIQKNVYGQNFAVPVPPVNFALMPSATLAGGGNPGEKQPQHQSQQQGLKGGVELIPSQAFAMSFASFNGSNTASGINFSSMAQNPVIFQSLPDMVRHGYQVAPAAQMTQQKNYQISEGKIGSDSSNAEDGRKTIPGKSSNVGQSFNFCKPGSTDPSISTLMGTTVFDGSTRTLNFVSSPANLNRPSRTTTSPVAANGPSQQQQLIQLQKQHAIGSGRTKVPTSINHQPSPSITTKFPNNHSVFPQNLVQSMSSAQSSLWKNSARTPASQVPAPSTNSAIKNLPQQQGRAPQGQTQISFGGSPRSTSAPSPFVTGSPTNSSISNTTGGSLRTTPMSSKAGPSIPMLQPQPADNSSSSPGQKSSPVCGRNVPSILSTCPSHLSEVKY is encoded by the exons CAAACTACGGCTTGGAAAGTTACTGAGGAGATGATCGGTGTTCCGGTTCCCAGGAAAGCTCGGTCAG CGTCTAAAAAAAGGTCACATCATGAGTATTGGATTtcaggtggtggtggtgtggaAGAGCAGAATCACCGCCATCTTTCCACTTCGCCGGCAGGGCGCAGTATAGATGCTCTATCGCCCTCTGCTTCCAGTCCTTCCGTTAGAAAGAAGATG AGACCGACTGGACCCAAGAGCCGACCTCCTAAGGTTTCCAAATCTTCTTCCGCATCAGCTCATGATGAGATGGATGAGCTTGAAGTTGCTGAGGTTTTGTTTGGGCTTAAGAAACAATCCCAGTGCTCCAAAAATCAAGAAACCAATTCAAGCGTGTCTCAGAAGGTTGATTCAAAAGATTCAAATGGTGTGGTTCATGATATTAAACCGTCAGTTTCTTCACCAATGGCAATTCCTACGCAGAAGTCCCCACAGAGCTCAACTCTGCCTCAGACCATTAGCCCCTCATCCAAACCTGTGCTTGGTGTTG CGCAGAAGAGGAAAAAACTGCAGGCTGAGAATCCTTCTAATTCCGACCAGGATGTTGCAGTTAAAGTTGATATTGAGCAATCTGCAAAAATGGAAATTTCTTCATCAAAATTGGAGAAAATATCAAGTTTTAGTGATGAAACATCTGAGGCTTCCAATTTGGGTGTCTCTCAAGCATCTATGTCACTGGAGCCACAGAAGCAAGCAATCAAGCCAGAGGAATCAAAACCCTTGACCAAAGAATCTGGAGGAAGCCAAGATGGGATTGTGATTAAGGAGAAGCCAGTCTTGCCAAAGGTGTCCAGCACGAAATTGGATGTTGATCTTGAGGATTCCACAGAGAAAAAAAG AATTTCAACTGTCTCCGAGGTTGAGAGCCGTCAGGAGGAGAAGTTCAAGATTGATCTGATG GCTCCTCCTCCTATGGCATTATCTCCAGAGAGGGATGGCTTGACTGGTTTGGTACCAGATCCCAACCTTTTGGCTCAGGATGTTGAAATG AAGAAGGAAATTGTGATGAAGGTTGAAGAAAAGGTGGAGAAGACCGTGAAGAAGGAAGCAGTGGGAGAGAGaatagaagagaagaaaacagagaTAATGGGGGACAAACATGAATCTCCAAGGCTTGATTTTGATAAGGAGCATGAAAGTGGCAATGCCAGTAGCACTAAACTACAACAGCAGGGTCAGAAACAGCAATCTTCACCTAAAGCTTCTATCATTCCCAAAGAGGATAAAACCA CTCAATCTAGTTCATTGACTTTGCCAATTGCTGTAACTGGCTGGCCAGGTGGTCTTCCTCCATTGGG ATACATGCCACCACTTCAAACAGTTGTGTCCATGGATGGAAGTAGTGGATCTTCCACAGCAGTACAG CCTCCACATTACCCTCTCTCAATACCTCGACCAAAGAGATGTGCAACCCATCAGTACATTGCTCGTAACATTTACTGTCACCAGCAACTTACAAGAATGAACCCTTTCTGGTCGGCGGCTGCTGGTTCAGCATCTCTATATGGTGTGGCGAAGCCCTACAATCTTAATTTCATGCCTCCCACTGAAAACATGATTCTTGGAAAGCCATTGCAAGGAGGCTTTCCAGGTGCGAGTTTAAACTCCAAACAGGGCAAAGGGCAGGGTACTGTTCCACGTCATACTGGAAAAGAGAAAAGCCCAGAGGCCACCAACTTCATGGATGCAGCACAAAAAAAACAGCTTGTGATTCAGCAAGCCCCACAACCTGTGCAGCCTGGTAATTTGCTG CATGCCCCTGCCTTCATAATCCCTCTGAGCCAGCATCAAGCAGCGGTAGCAGCTACTTCTAATCCATCTGGACCTGCAAAATCTGCCACCTCTAGTGCCAAAACATCATTGTCTAGTAATTCAGCTGCTGGAGCTCCTGTAAACTCTTCCTCGTTGCCACCAGTTGTGAGCTTTAACTACCCAAATTTGCCTGCAAATGATTCTCCATACTTGGCAATATTACAGAATAATGGGTATCCATTCCCTATTTCTACACATGTTGGAGCGCCACCACCACTAAGAGGAGGAACCCAATCTCAGGCAATGCCCTGTTTTAATGGAACTTTTTATTCTTCTCAGATGTTCCATCCTTCTCAACTTCACCAGCAACAACCCCATTCTCAACCTCTGGTTCAACAGGCTAATCAAAACACAAGCGCATCTAGTGGTTCATCCTCATCAAACAAGCATCCACAGACCCAGCAACTGCGAGGGACACAAATTAGTGGCAATAATTTTCTTACCCCAACAACTATGCAGTCACAGCAACTGCAGAAGCAACATGTGCCATCATCCCATCAATCTCGCAAGCGTGATGTTGAATTGTGTGGGGAAAATACCCAATCAGCTGTTGATGCCCGagcttctcatattcaaaaaaaTGTCTATGGCCAGAACTTTGCAGTTCCAGTTCCTCCAGTTAACTTTGCTTTGATGCCGTCTGCAACCTTGGCTGGTGGAGGGAATCCAGGTGAGAAGCAGCCGCAACACCAATCACAGCAGCAGGGATTGAAAGGTGGAGTTGAGCTTATCCCATCTCAAGCATTTGCCATGTCATTTGCCTCCTTCAATGGAAGCAATACAGCTTCAGGCATTAACTTCTCATCCATGGCACAAAATCCTGTAATCTTCCAGAGCCTTCCAGATATGGTTCGGCATGGTTACCAGGTTGCACCTGCAGCCCAGATGACACAACAGAAGAATTACCAGATATCTGAGGGGAAAATTGGAAGTGACTCGAGCAATGCTGAGGATGGAAGAAAAACTATTCCTGGAAAGTCATCAAATGTTGGGCAATCCTTCAATTTCTGCAAGCCAGGTTCTACTGATCCATCAATCTCCACGCTCATGGGAACCACTGTATTTGATGGTTCAACAAGAACTCTGAACTTTGTCTCATCTCCTGCCAATCTGAATCGGCCTTCTCGCACCACAACTAGTCCTGTGGCAGCTAACGGGCCGAGTCAACAGCAGCAGCTGATTCAGCTTCAAAAGCAACATGCAATTGGGAGTGGTCGAACTAAAGTTCCAACAAGTATCAACCACCAGCCTTCCCCTTCTATTACTACCAAGTTTCCAAATAATCACTCTGTGTTTCCACAAAATCTAGTTCAAAGCATGAGTTCTGCCCAATCTTCTCTGTGGAAGAACTCGGCAAGAACCCCAGCTTCTCAAGTCCCTGCACCATCCACAAACTCTGCAATTAAAAACCTTCCCCAGCAACAAGGAAGAGCACCACAAGGCCAGACCCAAATATCTTTTGGAGGCAGTCCCAGATCTACCTCTGCGCCATCTCCCTTTGTTACGGGGTCTCCAACTAATTCCTCAATCTCCAACACCACCGGTGGCAGCCTGAGAACAACTCCAATGAGCAGCAAAGCTGGCCCATCGATTCCTATGTTACAACCCCAACCAGCTGACAATTCTTCATCCAGCCCCGGCCAGAAATCTTCTCCAGTGTGTGGAAGGAATGTACCCTCAATCTTAAGCACGTGTCCCAGTCACCTCTCTGAAGTCAAGTACTAA